In Dermacentor andersoni chromosome 4, qqDerAnde1_hic_scaffold, whole genome shotgun sequence, the following proteins share a genomic window:
- the LOC129386186 gene encoding uncharacterized protein, which translates to MAAKGPRVSKEQAAILVQFIEQHPYLARASTEFSPRMTAARKNELWEEVAAVLNAQGPAVKATSRWRNHWAKMAHKAKKEAARAASEKRATGGGKVGGVDGRVLDVLMRTGGVLVSPPEYFPDSEDEASSEEAAGPSGSRRNLPATTAFVVSGPAAVAGPSGLTQPPATPQVLRPTPQVLQPTPQVLRPTTQVPRPTTQVPQPTPQVPQPTPQVPQPTPQVPQPTPQVPQPTPQVPQPTPQVPQPTPREPRAPRRQPRQQELDGAVMTATAAYVRQSQLEEARVQEDTRFRQQLLEQNRQHHEAHLQSLRQHHEAHMESLRHLGEEVAAMREVESQRLEVQRQRLEVARRSHETNERLLQLLLAALGHGGSQAPPPSQAPHN; encoded by the exons atggcagcaaaagggccgcgggtgtccaaagagcaggcggctattctcgtgcagttcatcgagcagcacccatacctggcgagagcttctacagagttctcgccacgtatgactgctgctcgaaaaaacgaactgtgggaggaggtggcggcggtgcttaacgcacaggggccagccgtaaaggccaccagccgttggcggaaccattgggccaagatggcccataaagcgaaaaaagaagcggccagggccgcgagcgagaagag ggctactggaggtggcaaagtgggtggcgtggacggccgcgtcctcgacgtccttatgaggacaggaggggtccttgtttccccccctgagtacttccccgatagcgag gacgaggcaagttcagaggaagctgcagggcccagcggttcccgcagaaatctaccagcgacaactgctttcgtggtgtcgggccctgcagctgttgctgggccaagtggccttacac agccaccggctacgccccaggtgctgcggcctacgccccaggtgctgcagcctaccccccaggtgctgcggcctaccacccaggtgccgcggcctaccacccaggtgccgcagccaaccccgcaggtgccgcagccaaccccgcaggtgccgcagccaaccccgcaggtgccgcagccaaccccgcaggtgccgcagccaaccccgcaggtgccacagcctaccccccaggtgccgcagcctacccctcgagagccacgggcaccccgtagacagcccaggcagcaggaacttgatggtgctgtgatgacggctactgccgcatacgttcgccagagccagttggaggaagccagagttcaagaggacactcgcttccgccaacaactgctggaacaaaaccggcag caccacgaggcccacctgcagagcctgcggcagcaccacgaggcccacatggagagcctgcggcacctcggggaggaggtggcggcaatgcgggaagtggagtctcagcgcctcgaagtgcagcggcaacgcctcgaagtggcgcgtcggtcgcacgagaccaacgagcgcctgcttcagctgctgctggctgcactggggcatggtggcagccaagcccctcccccctctcaggccccacataattaa
- the LOC140217228 gene encoding putative nuclease HARBI1: MKKMAAPLIAMAVALRRRRREQGEPDDAFDMPDDHFRRRFRLSKGTVRLLCEELAGELEAERATGLSVERKVLCALRFFATGSFQASVGSEETIRVSQSTVSECVRRVAEAVVNAGARNKWVHFPKTAEEKAAVKEGFLRRGVIPGVIGCVDGSLIAIIAPKGERKAVFMCRKGYYALNCMFICDADMKILALDPMRPGSDHDAFVWRTTWLRRRFQAGRIVNAGEYLLGDSGYPLEPWLLTPVPGHPPVHTAEGQYNTAHAAMRSVVERCIGLLKSRFRCLQRYRTLLYEPERAANIVAACAVLHNLRLSEGDESGDDMKEP; encoded by the exons atgaaaaaaatggccgcccctctgatcgctatggccgtggctcttcgccgtcgccggcgtgaacagggagagccagacgacgcgtttgacatgccggatgaccattttcgacggcgttttcgcctctcgaagggaacggtgcggttgttgtgcgaggaactggcgggggaactagaagctgagcgagcgacgggactgtcggtggagcggaaagtgttgtgtgcgctgcgcttctttgctaccgggagcttccaagcgtccgttgggagcgaggagacgatccgtgtgtcgcagtcgacggtgagcgagtgcgtgcgacgtgtggcagaggctgtcgtgaacgcaggggcccgcaacaagtgggtccattttccaaagacagccgaggaaaaggcagccgtgaaggagggtttccttcggcgcggcgttatccccggcgtcatcggatgcgtagacggcagcctcatagccatcatcgcacccaagggtgagcgcaaggctgtgttcatgtgccgcaagggatactacgccctcaactgcatgttc atctgcgacgcggacatgaaaatcttggccttggaccctatgcgaccggggtcggaccacgacgcttttgtctggcggacgacatggttgcgccggcggttccaagcggggcgcatcgtgaatgccggggaatacctcctcg gtgacagtggctaccccttggagccgtggctcctgaccccggttcctggccatcctccagtgcacacagccgaggggcagtacaacacagcacatgccgccatgcgttccgtagtggagaggtgcattgggctcttaaagagccgtttccgctgtcttcagcgatatcgcaccctcctctacgagccggaacgtgcagccaacattgttgcggcatgtgctgtgttgcacaaccttcgcctttctgaaggcgacgagtcaggcgatgaca tgaaagagccatag